The following are from one region of the Chloracidobacterium sp. genome:
- a CDS encoding penicillin acylase family protein produces the protein MNPRLIPAFFAFVLLFSTVSSFGQPTRSSLNGLKEAVTVSRDARSIPYIEARSDADLYYVQGFVTASDRLWQMDLLRRVARGETAEIFGRTTLEEDKRWRRFGFAHIAEESVSNLRPELRQALADYARGVNDYIRSLEPRSLPVEFQILQYTPREWTPADSIVIGKILAEALSSTYQGDLLRESLKSIDPIKYADLTNKVTPYDVVLFGKDARAAKASGVASSGTRRNDSEVGERTDLPNDQAVDEAEADLAIRERSLRRAGFFAEELAASNNWVISGKRTADGKPILANDPHLLAAAPGIWYISHLSSPTMRVAGVTFPGVPGVVLGHNEHIAWGATNVGPDVQDLYLETFNEKGEYKTPEGWAAPVVRKEEIRFRANPLSPATTVESFEVTVTRNGPVIINANGKRYSLKWTASESKNDDLGAFFYLNRAKDWDGFRSALSNYAGAMQNFIFADVKGNIGWHTAGKVPLRRKGDGSLPYDGSTSDGDWVGSIPFNELPNLFNPPSGFIMTANQRIAGMDYKYPQLVRDFAPPWRARRLHDLLSADTKATMDSSTAAQMDVYNIPLAMLAKEIISMKAASDENLKLVSEWDGRMTPDSRAALFVNEIRSCAANKIAEANKPVPASAIRERILFWAVAERSARWLPKEFADYGALLRSCNDSSSATFTTRYGADPAKWVWGSVSAARFPHPLAAAPLIGSQFATPNQPIGGSGQTPNVASYVSMRHVASPGNWDATRLVIPLGQSGDPRSPHFKDQFAAWSTGKPAVVPFTPKAVESAAVSVVRYGPTN, from the coding sequence ATGAATCCTCGCTTAATTCCCGCGTTTTTCGCATTTGTCTTGCTATTCTCAACCGTTTCGTCTTTCGGGCAGCCGACAAGATCGAGCCTTAACGGACTTAAGGAAGCAGTTACCGTTAGCCGTGACGCACGTTCGATACCGTATATCGAAGCCCGCTCCGACGCCGACCTCTATTACGTTCAGGGCTTTGTGACGGCCAGTGACCGTTTGTGGCAAATGGATCTGCTGCGACGCGTCGCCCGAGGCGAGACTGCCGAAATATTTGGGCGGACGACGCTCGAAGAGGATAAGCGTTGGAGACGGTTCGGATTTGCGCATATCGCCGAAGAAAGCGTTTCAAATCTAAGGCCCGAGCTTCGGCAGGCGTTGGCCGATTATGCCCGCGGCGTCAACGACTACATTCGATCGCTCGAACCAAGATCTCTGCCGGTCGAGTTTCAGATCTTGCAGTATACGCCACGGGAGTGGACACCGGCAGATTCGATCGTCATCGGCAAGATACTCGCGGAAGCTCTTTCGAGCACATATCAAGGCGACCTCTTGCGCGAATCTTTGAAGAGCATCGACCCGATCAAGTATGCCGATCTAACCAACAAGGTGACGCCGTACGACGTAGTGCTTTTCGGAAAGGATGCCCGCGCTGCAAAGGCTTCGGGCGTTGCGTCCAGCGGGACTCGGCGAAACGACAGCGAAGTGGGGGAACGAACCGATCTGCCAAACGATCAGGCGGTCGACGAGGCAGAGGCCGATCTTGCGATACGTGAGAGATCGTTGCGGCGGGCCGGGTTTTTTGCCGAGGAACTTGCGGCGAGCAACAACTGGGTGATCTCAGGCAAGCGAACTGCCGACGGCAAACCGATACTTGCCAACGATCCGCATCTTTTGGCTGCAGCTCCGGGTATCTGGTACATCTCACATCTCTCATCCCCCACAATGCGGGTCGCGGGCGTTACGTTTCCCGGCGTTCCGGGCGTCGTCCTTGGTCACAATGAGCATATCGCGTGGGGCGCGACCAATGTTGGCCCCGATGTGCAGGATCTGTATCTTGAGACATTCAATGAGAAAGGTGAATACAAGACGCCGGAAGGCTGGGCGGCTCCTGTAGTGCGAAAAGAAGAGATCAGGTTTCGAGCCAATCCGCTCTCGCCTGCTACCACGGTCGAATCATTTGAGGTTACCGTAACCCGCAATGGTCCGGTCATCATAAACGCGAACGGAAAGAGGTATTCGCTAAAGTGGACGGCATCCGAGAGTAAGAACGACGACCTCGGTGCCTTCTTTTACCTCAACCGGGCGAAGGACTGGGACGGCTTCAGATCGGCTCTGAGCAACTATGCAGGAGCGATGCAGAACTTCATCTTTGCCGACGTCAAAGGAAACATCGGATGGCATACGGCCGGTAAAGTGCCTTTGAGAAGAAAGGGTGACGGCTCGCTGCCATACGACGGTTCGACGTCAGACGGCGATTGGGTCGGTTCGATCCCGTTCAACGAACTACCCAACCTCTTTAATCCGCCTTCGGGGTTCATAATGACGGCGAATCAGCGTATTGCGGGGATGGACTATAAATACCCGCAGCTCGTCCGCGATTTCGCCCCGCCATGGCGTGCGCGCCGATTACATGATCTGCTTTCCGCGGATACGAAAGCAACGATGGACTCGTCCACGGCGGCACAGATGGATGTTTATAACATTCCGCTCGCTATGCTGGCAAAAGAGATCATTTCGATGAAAGCGGCGTCGGATGAGAACCTGAAGCTCGTGAGCGAATGGGACGGCCGGATGACGCCCGATTCGCGGGCAGCGTTGTTCGTGAACGAGATCCGATCGTGTGCTGCGAACAAGATCGCCGAGGCAAACAAGCCCGTTCCAGCCAGTGCAATTCGGGAACGGATCCTGTTCTGGGCAGTCGCAGAAAGATCGGCTCGCTGGCTGCCGAAGGAGTTTGCCGATTACGGCGCATTGCTCCGGTCATGCAATGACAGCAGTTCCGCGACCTTTACGACCCGATACGGTGCGGACCCGGCAAAATGGGTTTGGGGAAGCGTTTCGGCGGCGCGCTTTCCGCATCCGCTTGCGGCGGCACCGCTTATCGGCAGCCAGTTCGCAACACCGAATCAGCCGATCGGGGGCAGCGGGCAAACACCGAATGTCGCATCTTACGTATCGATGAGACACGTTGCTTCGCCCGGCAACTGGGATGCAACACGGCTCGTCATACCGCTGGGCCAGAGCGGCGACCCGAGATCGCCTCACTTCAAGGACCAGTTCGCCGCCTGGAGCACCGGAAAACCGGCAGTCGTTCCGTTCACCCCGAAAGCGGTCGAATCGGCGGCGGTAAGCGTTGTCAGGTATGGGCCGACAAACTGA
- the hutH gene encoding histidine ammonia-lyase encodes MNEIVLDGESLTFEQVLAVAYGRPGEPRVVLDERAKANVNRAAAAVDRLLERGEVAYGITTGFGAFKDKIIGREQVEELQRNIVLSHAVGVGDPFDTPTVRAIMLIRANTLSRGFSGIRLATLGLILECLNRGVHPVIPEKGSLGASGDLAPLAHFACVLIGEGEAEYIGETMNGGDALISAGLEPVTLKAKEGLALTNGTTVMTAIGLLETAKAIRLAELADVAGSLSLEALHGTASAFDERVHSVRPHPRQVECARNLRRILNGSEFVRGFDPANVQDAYTLRCMPQVHGACRDAVAYAEWLIKIELNSVTDNPLIFQDEEGNIEVISGGNFHGEPLALAFDYLTIALAELGNISERRIMRLTDEASNAHVLPAFLTPNGGLNSGFMIVQYTAAALCTENKVLAHPASVDTIPSSANVEDHVSMGATAALKLRQVSENLAQILSIELFCAAQGVDFRRDAIGRDKQLGDGTKAIYERIRTDIPFVQKDEYMKNHMNSALRIVREFVFGRGNE; translated from the coding sequence ATGAACGAAATTGTCCTTGATGGCGAAAGCCTGACCTTTGAGCAGGTGCTGGCGGTTGCCTATGGGCGGCCGGGCGAGCCGCGCGTGGTGCTTGATGAGCGGGCGAAGGCGAATGTCAATCGGGCGGCGGCGGCGGTCGATCGGCTGCTCGAACGCGGAGAGGTTGCCTACGGTATCACCACGGGTTTCGGAGCTTTCAAAGACAAGATCATCGGCCGCGAGCAGGTAGAGGAACTGCAGCGAAATATTGTTCTGAGCCATGCGGTCGGTGTCGGCGACCCATTCGATACACCGACCGTGCGGGCGATAATGCTGATCCGTGCGAATACTCTGTCCCGCGGCTTTTCGGGAATACGGCTTGCGACGCTCGGACTGATCCTCGAATGCCTGAACCGCGGTGTTCATCCGGTCATACCTGAAAAGGGAAGCCTCGGCGCCAGCGGTGATCTCGCCCCGCTTGCCCATTTTGCGTGTGTCCTGATAGGTGAGGGCGAGGCGGAATACATCGGCGAAACGATGAACGGCGGCGATGCTCTAATAAGTGCCGGCCTTGAACCGGTTACTCTCAAAGCCAAGGAAGGACTAGCACTGACCAATGGTACGACCGTAATGACGGCCATCGGTCTGCTTGAGACGGCAAAGGCGATCAGGCTTGCTGAACTTGCCGATGTTGCCGGCTCTCTCAGCCTCGAAGCGCTTCATGGCACGGCTTCGGCGTTTGACGAAAGAGTTCATTCGGTCCGGCCGCATCCGAGACAGGTCGAATGTGCGCGCAACCTGAGGCGGATTCTTAACGGAAGCGAATTTGTCCGGGGGTTCGATCCCGCAAACGTCCAGGACGCATACACACTCAGGTGTATGCCGCAGGTTCACGGAGCCTGCCGCGATGCGGTTGCGTATGCCGAGTGGCTGATAAAGATCGAACTCAATTCGGTCACAGATAACCCGCTGATATTTCAGGATGAAGAAGGCAATATCGAAGTGATCAGCGGCGGTAATTTTCACGGCGAACCTCTTGCTCTTGCCTTCGATTATTTGACGATCGCGCTCGCCGAGCTCGGTAATATTTCCGAACGGCGGATCATGCGGCTTACCGACGAGGCTTCGAACGCACACGTTCTGCCGGCATTCTTGACGCCAAACGGCGGCCTGAATTCGGGCTTCATGATCGTTCAATATACGGCGGCGGCCCTGTGCACCGAGAACAAGGTACTGGCACACCCGGCGAGCGTAGATACCATCCCAAGTTCGGCGAATGTCGAAGACCATGTTTCGATGGGTGCAACGGCGGCTTTGAAGCTGCGGCAGGTATCGGAGAATCTGGCCCAGATATTGTCCATCGAGCTTTTCTGCGCGGCACAAGGCGTCGATTTCAGAAGAGATGCGATCGGCAGAGACAAACAGCTCGGTGACGGGACGAAGGCGATCTACGAGCGAATTCGGACGGATATCCCGTTCGTACAAAAAGACGAATATATGAAGAATCACATGAATTCCGCGCTCAGGATCGTCCGCGAATTTGTTTTCGGCCGGGGCAATGAATAA
- a CDS encoding imidazolonepropionase: protein MPHADLIVHNAGQLVTCASGGKPKRGEAMLDVGIIYDGAAAISDGRFVGVGGSADILAEFTSDETIDAEGRAVCPGFVDPHTHIVYAGDRLNEFELKIKGSAYLDILAAGGGIISTVRNTRAATAEELIDAALGRLDKMLACGTTVCEIKTGYGLDTETELKMLRVIEALEKRHAIRIVPTFLAAHAVPPEFKNDPDGYVELICGEMLPRAWDWYSGSHFAAEGTPFFADIFCERNAFDVGHARRIFASAEELGFRLKAHVDQFTNLGGSRLGVEHDAVSIDHLDAISDEEITFLAASNTVGVVIPTENFNGGKMQFAPARKMIDTGCAVALTTDYNPGSAPCPSLPMAMAIACRYQKLQPTEVMNAATINAAYSIGLGDTHGSIEVGKRADFLMCDCEDYRQIAYEFGGNLVNEVFKNGEACL, encoded by the coding sequence ATGCCGCACGCCGACCTTATCGTTCACAATGCGGGTCAGCTCGTTACCTGCGCTTCCGGCGGAAAACCGAAACGCGGCGAGGCGATGCTCGATGTCGGCATCATTTATGACGGCGCGGCAGCAATCTCAGACGGGCGATTCGTCGGCGTCGGCGGCTCTGCCGATATTCTTGCCGAATTTACCTCAGATGAGACGATCGATGCCGAGGGGCGAGCCGTATGCCCGGGCTTTGTCGATCCGCACACACACATCGTTTACGCTGGCGACCGGCTTAATGAGTTTGAGCTAAAGATAAAGGGCTCGGCATATCTGGATATTCTGGCCGCGGGCGGCGGGATAATTTCGACCGTCCGGAATACGCGGGCTGCTACGGCAGAGGAGTTGATCGACGCGGCACTCGGCCGGCTCGATAAGATGCTCGCATGCGGCACCACCGTCTGCGAGATAAAGACCGGCTACGGGCTCGACACCGAGACGGAGCTGAAGATGCTGCGGGTGATCGAGGCATTGGAGAAGCGGCACGCGATCAGAATTGTGCCGACGTTTCTTGCGGCCCATGCGGTTCCGCCGGAGTTTAAGAATGACCCGGACGGCTACGTCGAACTGATCTGCGGCGAGATGCTGCCGCGGGCGTGGGACTGGTATTCGGGCTCGCACTTTGCCGCCGAAGGCACGCCGTTCTTTGCCGATATCTTTTGCGAGCGGAATGCGTTTGATGTTGGGCATGCGAGGCGGATATTCGCCTCGGCCGAGGAGCTTGGTTTTCGGCTGAAGGCGCATGTAGATCAGTTCACCAATCTTGGCGGTTCGCGGCTCGGGGTCGAGCACGATGCGGTTTCGATCGATCATCTTGATGCGATCTCCGATGAAGAGATCACGTTTCTTGCCGCAAGCAATACGGTCGGCGTCGTCATTCCGACCGAGAATTTCAACGGCGGCAAAATGCAATTTGCACCCGCGAGGAAAATGATCGACACGGGCTGTGCGGTGGCGCTGACGACCGACTATAACCCCGGCTCGGCACCGTGCCCCTCGTTGCCAATGGCGATGGCCATCGCTTGCAGGTATCAGAAGCTGCAGCCGACTGAGGTGATGAACGCGGCAACGATAAATGCAGCATATTCGATCGGTCTGGGAGATACACACGGGTCGATCGAGGTTGGCAAAAGGGCAGACTTTCTAATGTGTGATTGTGAAGATTATCGCCAGATAGCATACGAATTTGGCGGTAATTTGGTCAATGAGGTTTTCAAGAACGGTGAGGCCTGCCTGTGA
- a CDS encoding B12-binding domain-containing radical SAM protein yields the protein MKVLLVYPEFPDTYWSFRHALKIEGKRAAFPPLGLLTVASMLPDDWELRLVDMNVRSLEPDDVEWADMVFVSAMIVQNLSLGEVVRLCRSKGKKVVVGGPYVSTSSERLPDADHIFIGEAEATIPEFLRDLELGVPQRVYQSSERPSLVTTPPPDFSLIDMNQYSAMNVQYSRGCPFSCEFCDIIEIYGRVPRTKSNEQMLTELDQLNAAGWRGLVFIVDDNFIGNKKNVRQFLPDLISWSRNNGYPFSYITEASVNLAEDDALLQQMEDAGFRRVFLGIETPVEESLKEAHKGQNMRRDLLGSIHKIQSYGMEVMAGFIVGFDNDPDDIFDRQMDFIHESGIPLAMVGLLTALPDTQLWRRLEKEGRLLDVSTGNNTDCSINFLPKMDMAVLVEGYKNLLRNIYSPKEYYHRALDCLSRFHADRIEPRKSTVFADVRALLKIIATLGVRDPERAAFWKYCFDLIRFYPRDIAHGLTLAAMGYHFRQITAKYCD from the coding sequence ATGAAAGTACTGCTTGTTTACCCCGAATTTCCGGATACCTACTGGAGTTTTCGCCACGCTCTTAAGATCGAAGGTAAACGCGCAGCGTTTCCGCCTCTCGGCCTTCTAACGGTGGCCTCCATGCTTCCGGATGACTGGGAACTCAGGTTGGTCGATATGAACGTCCGATCGCTTGAGCCTGACGACGTCGAATGGGCCGATATGGTCTTCGTTTCCGCCATGATCGTGCAAAATCTATCGCTCGGCGAGGTTGTAAGGCTTTGCCGCTCGAAAGGCAAGAAGGTTGTGGTTGGCGGCCCGTATGTATCAACGAGCAGTGAGCGCCTGCCGGATGCCGATCACATATTCATCGGCGAAGCCGAAGCGACAATCCCCGAGTTTTTACGGGACCTGGAACTTGGCGTACCCCAAAGGGTCTATCAGTCTTCCGAGCGGCCTTCACTCGTCACGACCCCGCCGCCGGACTTTTCGCTGATCGATATGAACCAGTACAGCGCGATGAATGTCCAGTATTCGCGAGGATGCCCGTTCAGTTGTGAATTCTGCGACATCATTGAGATCTACGGCCGCGTGCCTCGGACCAAATCGAACGAGCAAATGCTTACCGAATTGGATCAATTGAATGCCGCTGGTTGGCGCGGCCTGGTTTTCATCGTTGACGACAATTTTATCGGTAACAAAAAGAACGTCCGGCAGTTCTTGCCCGATCTTATTTCCTGGTCGCGTAACAACGGTTACCCGTTCTCGTACATTACTGAAGCAAGCGTAAACCTTGCCGAAGACGATGCATTACTTCAGCAGATGGAAGATGCCGGTTTTCGCCGTGTCTTTCTGGGCATTGAAACGCCGGTCGAAGAAAGCCTGAAAGAAGCTCATAAGGGCCAGAATATGCGTCGCGACCTGCTGGGATCGATACACAAGATCCAGTCGTATGGTATGGAGGTGATGGCCGGCTTCATTGTCGGCTTTGATAACGATCCTGACGACATCTTTGACCGCCAGATGGATTTCATACACGAAAGCGGCATCCCATTGGCGATGGTCGGATTGTTGACCGCATTGCCCGATACACAGCTCTGGAGAAGGCTCGAGAAAGAAGGACGGCTTCTCGACGTCAGCACCGGGAATAACACCGACTGCTCGATCAATTTTCTGCCTAAGATGGACATGGCCGTTCTTGTTGAGGGATATAAAAATCTCCTTCGCAACATATATAGCCCTAAGGAGTATTACCATCGGGCTCTTGACTGTCTTTCGCGGTTTCACGCCGATCGCATCGAACCGCGCAAGTCGACCGTCTTTGCCGACGTCAGGGCATTGCTTAAGATCATCGCTACCCTTGGCGTACGCGATCCGGAACGTGCGGCCTTCTGGAAGTATTGCTTCGACCTCATCAGGTTCTATCCGCGGGACATTGCCCATGGGCTGACGCTTGCGGCGATGGGTTATCATTTTCGGCAGATCACCGCGAAATACTGCGATTGA
- the hutU gene encoding urocanate hydratase, with protein MKREIHAPTGTKLHCKNWLIEAAYRMIQNNLDPDVAFDPDNLIVYGGRGKAARNWDCFDAILTSLSELNEDETLLVQSGKPVGVFKSHTDAPRVLIANTNIVPHWATQEQFDQYERDGLMMYGQMTAGSWIYIGTQGILQGTYETFGSLARQHGWGDLSGRLVLTAGLGEMGGAQAQAITFNGGVGILVEVDPWRIERRLQLKQVDVAARDLEHAIELAGSAVQKREPRSIALLGNAAEVHWELIEKGIYPDVVTDQTSAHDVLYGYIPIGMSVDDANEFRKTDPVEYERRAMDSMSRHVEAMLEFQRRGSVVFDYGNNLRQRAKDNGVANAFDYPGFVPAYIRPLFCEGKGPFRWVALSGDKEDIYKTDEAIMNLFPEDDHLARWLTMAQEQVEFQGLPARICWLGYGARAKAGLKLNEMVASGELKAPIVIGRDHLDCGSVASPNRETEAMKDGSDAIADWVYLNAMINVAGGATWVSLHHGGGVGIGYSLHAGQVIVADGTPEAARRIERVLTTDPGMGVIRHADAGYEDAIEFADKNDVNIPMRGIPSEL; from the coding sequence ATGAAACGAGAGATCCATGCCCCGACGGGAACCAAACTCCATTGCAAGAACTGGCTGATCGAAGCCGCGTACCGGATGATCCAGAACAATCTCGACCCGGACGTGGCGTTTGACCCCGACAACCTTATAGTTTACGGCGGTCGCGGCAAAGCGGCTCGCAACTGGGATTGCTTTGATGCGATCCTAACGAGCCTCAGCGAGCTGAACGAAGATGAAACCCTGCTTGTGCAATCGGGGAAACCGGTCGGCGTATTCAAAAGCCATACGGACGCGCCTCGCGTCCTGATCGCTAATACGAACATCGTCCCGCATTGGGCGACTCAGGAGCAGTTCGACCAGTACGAACGCGACGGCCTGATGATGTACGGCCAGATGACCGCCGGTTCGTGGATCTACATCGGCACGCAGGGCATCCTGCAGGGAACGTATGAGACCTTTGGCTCGCTGGCCCGGCAGCACGGCTGGGGCGACCTGAGCGGCAGGCTCGTTCTGACCGCCGGCCTTGGCGAGATGGGCGGTGCACAGGCGCAGGCGATCACCTTCAACGGCGGCGTCGGCATTCTTGTCGAGGTCGATCCGTGGCGGATCGAAAGGCGTCTGCAGCTGAAGCAGGTCGATGTGGCGGCTCGCGACCTCGAGCACGCTATCGAACTTGCCGGATCGGCGGTACAGAAACGCGAACCGAGGTCGATAGCGCTTCTCGGCAATGCGGCCGAGGTCCATTGGGAATTGATCGAAAAGGGCATCTACCCGGACGTCGTGACCGATCAGACGTCGGCTCACGACGTGCTTTACGGCTATATTCCCATCGGAATGTCGGTCGACGACGCAAACGAGTTCCGCAAAACGGATCCGGTAGAGTACGAACGCAGGGCGATGGACTCGATGTCACGCCACGTCGAGGCAATGCTCGAATTCCAGCGTCGCGGCTCGGTCGTTTTCGATTACGGCAACAATCTGCGTCAGCGTGCGAAAGACAACGGCGTCGCCAACGCCTTCGATTATCCCGGCTTCGTCCCCGCGTATATACGGCCGCTCTTCTGCGAGGGCAAAGGCCCGTTCCGCTGGGTCGCACTCTCGGGCGACAAAGAGGATATCTACAAAACGGACGAGGCGATTATGAACCTCTTTCCCGAGGACGATCATCTCGCCCGCTGGCTGACGATGGCTCAGGAACAGGTCGAATTTCAGGGCCTGCCCGCACGTATCTGCTGGCTCGGTTACGGAGCAAGAGCAAAGGCCGGTCTGAAACTGAATGAGATGGTCGCGAGCGGCGAGCTGAAAGCACCGATCGTCATCGGCCGCGATCACCTCGATTGCGGCAGCGTCGCCTCGCCGAACCGCGAGACCGAGGCGATGAAGGACGGCTCGGACGCCATCGCCGACTGGGTCTATCTCAACGCCATGATAAACGTTGCCGGCGGCGCGACCTGGGTCTCGCTCCACCACGGCGGCGGCGTCGGCATCGGATATTCGCTTCACGCCGGACAGGTCATCGTCGCTGACGGCACCCCAGAGGCAGCCCGCCGCATCGAACGCGTCCTCACGACCGACCCCGGCATGGGCGTCATCCGCCACGCCGACGCCGGCTACGAAGATGCAATAGAATTCGCGGACAAGAATGACGTAAACATTCCAATGAGAGGTATCCCCAGTGAGCTTTGA
- a CDS encoding aldehyde dehydrogenase family protein has product MSEPKKILIGGEWRSATEQIEIVSPHNGEKVAEVHSANEGEFEAAIGYAMSGATAMGGLSRSQIAKGLRTIAAAIEGRKAEFIRTIIVESAKPIRYARGEVERCIATFSWAAGEAERFIGEVVAVDTQAIGRGKTAHTLRIPRGVVYGITPFNFPLNLVAHKVAPALASGNAIIIKPSDRTPLTALLLGEVFLESGLPKDALQVVPMSVSHIDTAFRDDRIDMISFTGSAPVGWDIKAKAAKKFVTLELGGNASVIVDESADTEASLRKCLIGAFAYSGQVCISVQRIFVHEAQYELWLAAFAERAKNLKKGDPSDEATEIGVMIDEHAAIRAESWIKEAVDGGALLVSGGARSGKMLDAAVLTKTMPAIKVVAEEAFAPIAVVEPFSHFEDAVAMANLGRFGLQAGVFTNDLRNAAFAARHLEYGSVIINDVPTFRVDNMPYGGVKDSGFGREGVRYAMEEMTEMRLIVTQP; this is encoded by the coding sequence ATGAGCGAACCTAAGAAGATATTGATCGGTGGAGAGTGGAGATCGGCGACCGAACAGATCGAGATCGTCTCACCGCATAACGGCGAAAAGGTGGCGGAGGTTCATTCGGCGAACGAAGGGGAATTTGAGGCCGCGATCGGATACGCAATGTCAGGTGCGACCGCGATGGGGGGACTTTCAAGATCTCAAATCGCTAAGGGCCTGAGGACGATCGCCGCCGCGATCGAAGGTCGAAAAGCAGAATTTATCAGAACGATCATTGTGGAATCGGCAAAGCCGATAAGGTACGCCCGAGGCGAGGTCGAACGCTGCATCGCAACGTTTTCTTGGGCCGCCGGTGAGGCCGAGCGGTTTATCGGCGAGGTCGTTGCGGTCGATACTCAAGCGATCGGACGCGGAAAGACGGCGCATACACTGCGAATCCCGCGGGGCGTAGTTTACGGCATCACGCCTTTCAATTTCCCGCTCAATTTGGTCGCCCATAAGGTCGCACCGGCGCTGGCATCGGGAAACGCGATCATCATAAAACCGAGCGACCGTACGCCGCTCACAGCCTTGCTGCTCGGTGAGGTATTTTTGGAAAGCGGCCTGCCCAAAGACGCGCTTCAGGTCGTACCGATGAGTGTCTCTCACATTGATACCGCATTCCGCGACGATCGGATCGACATGATATCGTTCACCGGCAGCGCACCGGTCGGTTGGGACATTAAGGCGAAAGCGGCGAAAAAGTTCGTGACGCTCGAACTCGGCGGAAACGCCTCGGTGATCGTCGATGAATCGGCCGATACTGAGGCCTCGCTGAGGAAATGCCTGATCGGCGCCTTTGCGTATAGCGGACAGGTGTGCATCTCGGTCCAGCGGATCTTCGTCCACGAGGCGCAATATGAGCTATGGCTTGCCGCGTTTGCCGAACGCGCCAAAAACCTTAAGAAAGGCGATCCGTCCGATGAGGCGACCGAGATCGGCGTGATGATCGACGAGCATGCCGCTATCCGGGCTGAAAGCTGGATCAAGGAAGCGGTAGATGGCGGAGCGTTGCTCGTCAGCGGCGGAGCGCGCAGCGGAAAAATGCTCGACGCAGCTGTTCTGACGAAGACCATGCCTGCGATAAAAGTCGTTGCCGAAGAAGCATTCGCACCGATCGCTGTCGTGGAACCATTCTCGCATTTTGAGGATGCTGTCGCGATGGCAAACCTCGGACGATTCGGATTGCAGGCCGGCGTATTCACGAATGATCTCAGAAATGCCGCGTTTGCAGCGAGGCATCTGGAATACGGGAGTGTGATCATTAACGACGTTCCTACTTTCAGGGTCGATAATATGCCGTATGGCGGCGTCAAAGACTCGGGTTTCGGACGCGAAGGAGTACGCTATGCGATGGAAGAAATGACCGAGATGCGGCTTATCGTAACGCAGCCGTGA
- a CDS encoding tetratricopeptide repeat protein produces the protein MKVSKLVFISLAAVLVAAGTARAQVDDFCSEFGAMPTLEGPRLSAPFVYGRVTYRGAQANAKLPKISIVLIEREQAAQRITVGQRGNYCFRRTGGSSGATLVVDVDGIEVARRGVSGFGTAQIREDFEISADAPDPQSPPLSSGKFPYSRGEKATELLRKAADAETRKDIGQAIKYIREATAEDAKDFIAWTKLGTLYFEQKQFTEAEAAIRRSLELKAEYTPAWIVAGQIRMALKNHEAAVEVFKHAATLEPESARVYQLLGEAYLLSKQGSLGAEALNKAIQLDPKGMAELHLQLAHLYQLAKTNHLAAEEYKKFLAKVPEHPDKKKFEKFISENP, from the coding sequence ATGAAAGTTTCTAAGTTGGTTTTCATATCGTTGGCCGCGGTGTTAGTCGCCGCGGGAACGGCAAGGGCTCAGGTCGATGACTTTTGCAGCGAGTTCGGCGCGATGCCGACGCTCGAAGGGCCGCGATTGAGTGCTCCGTTCGTTTATGGGCGCGTGACGTATCGGGGGGCTCAAGCGAACGCAAAGCTGCCGAAGATCTCGATCGTCCTGATCGAGCGCGAGCAGGCCGCACAGCGGATAACGGTCGGGCAGAGAGGGAACTACTGCTTTCGCCGGACCGGCGGTTCAAGCGGTGCGACACTGGTCGTTGACGTCGACGGGATCGAGGTTGCACGCCGAGGCGTTTCGGGGTTCGGGACGGCACAGATCCGCGAGGATTTCGAGATCTCGGCCGATGCACCAGACCCCCAATCGCCGCCGCTGTCATCAGGAAAGTTTCCATATTCACGCGGCGAGAAAGCTACCGAACTTCTGAGAAAAGCCGCCGATGCCGAAACAAGGAAGGACATAGGGCAGGCGATTAAGTACATCCGGGAAGCGACCGCCGAAGACGCGAAGGATTTCATCGCCTGGACGAAGCTCGGGACGCTTTACTTCGAGCAAAAGCAGTTTACGGAAGCCGAGGCCGCCATCCGCCGTTCGCTCGAACTCAAAGCCGAATATACGCCCGCGTGGATCGTTGCCGGACAGATCAGGATGGCCCTGAAGAACCACGAAGCCGCGGTCGAGGTCTTCAAACACGCGGCGACTCTCGAACCCGAATCCGCACGCGTTTACCAGCTTCTTGGCGAAGCTTATCTGCTTTCGAAGCAAGGCTCGCTCGGGGCCGAGGCCCTTAACAAGGCCATTCAGCTCGACCCGAAGGGCATGGCCGAACTTCACCTTCAGCTCGCGCATCTTTACCAGCTCGCCAAGACGAATCACCTTGCCGCCGAGGAATACAAAAAGTTTCTCGCAAAAGTTCCCGAACATCCCGACAAAAAGAAGTTCGAAAAGTTCATTAGTGAGAATCCTTAA